From one Bacteroides fragilis NCTC 9343 genomic stretch:
- a CDS encoding transglycosylase domain-containing protein — protein MIKKIVKGLWVFFALMVLAGIAVFASIAYGWIGYMPPVEELENPNYKFATEILSEDGKVLGTWSLSKENRVYTSYNELSPNIVNALIATEDVRFTEHSGIDAKALIRAVVKRGLLMQKNAGGGSTLSQQLAKQLFTDEVARNTLQRLFQKPIEWVIAVKLERYYTKEEILSMYLNKFDFLNNAVGIKTASYTYFGCEPKDLKIEQAATLIGMCKNPSLYNPVRFNERSRGRRNTVLDQMRKAGYITAEECDSLQNLPLELVYHRVDHKEGLATYFREYLRGVMTAPKPVRSNYRGWQMQKFYEDSIDWEMNPLYGWCEKNKKKDGSNYNIYTDGLKIYTTINSHMQRYAEEAVEEHVGEYLQPLFFKEKKGRKKAPYSNQLTQEEIDRILDRAVKQTSRYQTMKEAGISEAEIKKAFNKPESMSVFTWHGVKDTIMSPMDSIRYYKHFLRAGFMSMDPINGQVKAYVGGPNYTYFQYDMAMVGRRQVGSTIKPYLYALAMENGFSPCDETRNVEITLIDENGKPWSPKNTSKGHYGEMVTLKWGLANSNNWISAYLMSKLNPYALARLIHSFGVRNKEIQPTVSLCLGPCEISVGEMVSAYTAFANKGIRVAPLFVTKIEDSEGNVLATFSPQMEEVISASSAYKMLVMLRAVINEGTGGRVRRYGITADMGGKTGTTNRNSDGWFMGFTPSLVSGCWVGGEERDIHFDTMTYGQGASLALPIWTKYMHKVYADQTLGYDPKETFKLPDGFDPCKDFSISGDSIIDEPESGLDDLFN, from the coding sequence ATGATTAAAAAGATAGTAAAAGGCCTTTGGGTTTTCTTTGCACTGATGGTGCTGGCAGGAATTGCAGTGTTTGCCTCTATCGCTTACGGATGGATTGGATATATGCCTCCTGTAGAAGAACTGGAAAACCCGAATTACAAATTTGCCACCGAAATTCTTTCGGAGGATGGCAAGGTTTTGGGTACGTGGTCGCTTAGTAAGGAAAATCGTGTATACACCTCTTATAATGAACTTTCACCTAACATTGTCAATGCGTTGATCGCCACGGAGGACGTTCGCTTTACCGAACATTCGGGTATCGACGCCAAAGCGCTGATACGTGCTGTGGTAAAGCGTGGATTGCTGATGCAGAAAAATGCAGGTGGAGGTAGTACGCTTTCACAACAGCTCGCCAAGCAATTGTTTACGGACGAAGTTGCCAGAAATACGTTGCAGCGCCTGTTTCAGAAGCCGATAGAGTGGGTGATTGCCGTAAAACTGGAACGTTATTATACAAAGGAAGAAATTTTGAGTATGTATCTCAATAAATTTGACTTCCTGAATAATGCAGTAGGAATTAAAACGGCTTCATATACCTATTTCGGATGCGAACCCAAAGATCTGAAAATAGAACAGGCTGCTACGCTGATCGGTATGTGTAAAAACCCTTCGCTTTACAATCCGGTGCGCTTCAACGAGCGTTCGCGCGGACGACGGAATACAGTGCTAGATCAAATGAGAAAGGCCGGATATATCACAGCGGAAGAGTGTGATTCGTTGCAGAATCTGCCGTTGGAATTGGTATATCACCGGGTGGATCACAAAGAAGGATTGGCAACTTATTTCCGCGAATATCTACGTGGTGTGATGACTGCTCCTAAACCGGTCCGCAGCAATTATCGTGGCTGGCAAATGCAGAAATTTTATGAAGATTCGATCGACTGGGAAATGAATCCATTGTATGGTTGGTGTGAGAAGAATAAGAAAAAGGACGGTTCAAACTATAACATTTATACGGATGGACTGAAAATTTATACAACTATCAACTCACACATGCAGCGCTATGCCGAGGAAGCAGTGGAAGAACATGTTGGGGAGTACTTGCAACCTTTGTTTTTCAAAGAGAAGAAAGGACGCAAAAAGGCACCATACAGTAATCAGCTGACTCAAGAGGAAATTGACCGCATCCTGGACAGGGCTGTGAAACAGACTTCCCGTTATCAAACGATGAAGGAAGCCGGCATTTCGGAAGCGGAAATCAAAAAAGCATTCAATAAGCCGGAATCTATGTCGGTGTTCACTTGGCATGGTGTGAAAGACACTATAATGTCCCCAATGGACTCTATCCGATATTATAAGCACTTCCTGCGTGCAGGATTTATGTCGATGGACCCCATAAACGGGCAAGTAAAGGCATATGTAGGTGGTCCGAACTACACTTATTTTCAATATGACATGGCAATGGTGGGACGTCGTCAAGTGGGATCTACCATTAAACCGTATCTGTATGCATTGGCTATGGAAAACGGATTCTCACCTTGTGACGAGACACGTAATGTAGAAATCACTCTAATTGATGAAAATGGAAAACCTTGGTCACCCAAAAACACTTCAAAAGGACATTATGGTGAAATGGTGACTTTGAAATGGGGACTTGCAAACTCAAATAACTGGATTTCGGCATACTTGATGAGTAAACTGAATCCGTATGCTTTGGCACGTTTGATTCACTCTTTCGGCGTACGCAATAAAGAAATTCAACCTACAGTCTCTCTCTGCCTCGGTCCGTGTGAGATTTCGGTGGGAGAGATGGTAAGTGCATATACGGCATTTGCCAATAAGGGAATCCGGGTGGCTCCATTGTTTGTGACTAAAATAGAGGATAGCGAAGGCAATGTATTGGCTACCTTCTCGCCACAGATGGAAGAGGTGATCAGTGCATCGAGTGCTTATAAGATGTTGGTAATGTTGCGTGCCGTAATCAATGAAGGTACAGGAGGACGTGTCCGCAGGTATGGAATAACTGCCGATATGGGTGGTAAGACCGGAACGACTAACCGCAACTCGGACGGATGGTTCATGGGATTCACCCCTTCACTGGTATCCGGATGCTGGGTAGGCGGTGAAGAACGTGATATCCATTTCGATACAATGACTTATGGTCAGGGGGCTTCTCTGGCATTGCCTATCTGGACAAAATATATGCATAAGGTGTATGCCGACCAGACATTGGGATATGATCCGAAAGAGACTTTTAAATTGCCTGACGGATTTGACCCGTGCAAAGACTTCAGTATTTCGGGAGATAGCATTATAGATGAACCGGAATCAGGGTTGGACGATTTGTTTAATTAA
- a CDS encoding 2-amino-4-hydroxy-6-hydroxymethyldihydropteridine diphosphokinase, which produces MHSCLICIGSNYNRKENLLLARRRLTALFPSIRFTGEQETRPLFFRNPALFSNQMARFYTDADAERVVKELKTIEREAGREQEDKKKEKVCLDIDLLVFDDRILRPEDLQREYVRKGLEELK; this is translated from the coding sequence ATGCACTCCTGTCTGATTTGTATAGGAAGCAATTATAACCGGAAGGAGAATCTCCTTCTGGCTCGTAGGAGACTGACGGCTCTGTTCCCCTCTATCCGTTTTACGGGTGAGCAGGAGACAAGGCCGTTATTCTTTCGTAACCCGGCACTATTCTCTAACCAAATGGCCCGTTTCTATACCGATGCAGATGCTGAACGGGTAGTGAAGGAGTTGAAAACAATCGAAAGAGAGGCCGGCAGGGAGCAGGAAGATAAAAAGAAAGAAAAGGTATGCCTGGATATTGATCTGCTTGTTTTTGATGACCGGATCTTGAGGCCGGAAGATCTGCAAAGAGAATATGTTCGCAAAGGACTTGAAGAATTGAAGTAG
- a CDS encoding M16 family metallopeptidase produces MNRTLQPEIQELVQFNILPPVRTVMPNGVPLTIINAGEQDVVRVDILFGGGRWQQSQKLQALFANRMLREGSRKYTAAEIAEKLDYYGAWLELSSSAEYAYITLYSLNKYFAETLDVLESIIKEPLFPEKELGTVIDANIQQYQVNASKVDFLAHRSLLRALYGEEHPCGRYVEEMDYHHITPALLREFYDTYYHSGNCYVYLSGKVTDEITHRIEAAFGTTHFGNHQQVAVKKDFTFVSIPEKRLFIEREDAMQSAVKLGTTTIMRTHPDYLKLRVLITLFGGYFGSRLMSNIREEKGYTYGISAGIMFYPGSGLLGISTETANEYVEPLIQEVYKEIDKLQNDKVTPEELAMVRNYMLGEMCRNYESPFSLADAWMFILTSGLDDDYFARSLQAVKEVTPEEIRELAGRYLCKESLKEVIAGKKLA; encoded by the coding sequence ATGAACCGGACACTACAACCCGAAATTCAGGAACTGGTCCAATTTAATATTCTTCCTCCGGTGCGTACTGTCATGCCGAATGGAGTGCCGTTGACAATTATCAACGCAGGTGAACAGGATGTGGTACGTGTCGATATTTTGTTTGGAGGCGGACGATGGCAACAATCACAAAAACTGCAGGCATTATTTGCCAATCGCATGTTACGTGAAGGATCCCGAAAATATACAGCGGCGGAGATAGCCGAAAAGTTGGATTATTATGGAGCATGGCTTGAATTGTCCAGTTCGGCGGAATATGCATATATCACACTGTATTCGTTAAATAAGTATTTTGCCGAAACGCTCGATGTACTCGAATCGATCATAAAAGAACCTCTCTTCCCGGAAAAAGAACTGGGTACGGTAATAGATGCCAATATTCAGCAATATCAGGTAAATGCATCAAAAGTAGATTTTCTGGCACATAGAAGTTTATTGAGAGCACTTTACGGAGAGGAGCATCCGTGTGGACGCTATGTGGAAGAAATGGACTATCATCATATCACTCCGGCTTTATTACGCGAGTTTTATGATACATATTATCATTCGGGAAATTGCTATGTTTACCTTTCCGGTAAAGTGACGGACGAGATTACCCACCGTATAGAAGCCGCTTTCGGTACGACACATTTTGGAAATCATCAGCAAGTGGCGGTCAAGAAAGATTTTACATTTGTTAGCATACCCGAGAAACGCCTTTTCATAGAGAGAGAAGATGCGATGCAGAGTGCAGTAAAGCTGGGTACAACTACTATTATGAGGACACATCCGGACTATCTGAAACTCCGGGTACTGATCACTCTGTTCGGAGGATATTTTGGAAGCAGACTGATGTCTAATATCCGGGAAGAGAAAGGGTACACGTATGGGATTTCGGCCGGAATCATGTTTTATCCGGGCAGCGGTTTGCTGGGTATCAGTACAGAAACAGCTAATGAATATGTAGAACCTCTGATACAGGAAGTCTACAAAGAGATTGATAAGTTGCAGAATGACAAAGTAACTCCGGAAGAACTGGCCATGGTGCGCAACTATATGCTTGGAGAAATGTGCCGTAATTATGAGTCGCCTTTCTCACTGGCAGATGCCTGGATGTTTATTCTGACATCAGGTCTGGACGATGATTATTTTGCCCGTTCGCTACAAGCTGTGAAAGAGGTTACCCCGGAAGAAATACGGGAGTTGGCAGGCCGCTATTTGTGTAAAGAGAGTTTAAAAGAGGTCATTGCAGGTAAAAAGTTAGCATAA
- a CDS encoding MORN repeat-containing protein produces the protein MKTTRYIYTALILAALSQGNAVAQNKGGFFSKVRDTFSTEIKIGNYTFKDGSVYTGEMKGRKPNGKGKTVFKNGDVYEGEYVKGKREGFGVYTFPDGERYEGQWYQDQQHGNGIYYFMNNNRYDGMWFQDYQHGPGTMYYHNGDIYVGDWVNDKREGKGTYTWRDGSKYVGDWKNDKKDGKGVLVWNDGCKYDGDWKNDVREGKGTFEYTNGEKYVGDWKDDLQHGKGIFFLGGDRYEGSYLQGERTGPGIYYHANGDKYVGNFKDGMQDGEGTFTWANGAVYEGEWKDNKRNGHGIYKWSNGDVYEGEWKNNQPNGKGTLTLTNGTKYKGGFVNGMQEGNGVEEDKNGNRYEGFFKQGKKNGPFVETDKNGKVIRKGTYKFGRLE, from the coding sequence ATGAAAACAACAAGATACATCTATACAGCACTCATTTTAGCGGCTCTTTCGCAAGGGAATGCTGTCGCACAAAATAAAGGTGGATTCTTCAGCAAAGTGCGGGACACCTTCTCAACAGAAATCAAGATAGGAAATTACACGTTTAAAGATGGTTCCGTATATACCGGAGAAATGAAAGGGCGTAAGCCAAATGGTAAAGGAAAAACCGTTTTTAAGAATGGCGACGTTTACGAAGGGGAATACGTGAAAGGTAAAAGAGAAGGATTCGGAGTTTACACCTTTCCGGATGGCGAACGATATGAAGGACAATGGTATCAAGACCAGCAGCATGGTAACGGAATCTACTATTTTATGAATAATAACCGTTACGACGGTATGTGGTTTCAAGATTATCAGCATGGTCCGGGTACGATGTATTACCACAATGGAGATATCTATGTGGGGGATTGGGTGAACGATAAACGTGAAGGTAAAGGTACCTATACCTGGAGAGACGGTTCCAAATACGTCGGTGACTGGAAAAATGATAAGAAAGATGGTAAAGGCGTATTGGTATGGAACGATGGGTGTAAATATGATGGCGACTGGAAGAACGACGTTCGTGAGGGCAAAGGGACCTTTGAATATACCAACGGTGAAAAATACGTAGGAGACTGGAAAGATGATCTGCAACACGGAAAAGGTATTTTCTTTTTAGGGGGTGACCGCTATGAAGGTTCATATCTACAAGGAGAACGAACCGGTCCGGGTATCTATTATCATGCCAATGGAGATAAATATGTAGGGAACTTTAAAGACGGTATGCAGGACGGTGAAGGTACATTTACCTGGGCTAACGGTGCTGTATATGAAGGTGAATGGAAAGATAATAAACGTAACGGACACGGGATTTACAAATGGAGTAATGGAGACGTGTACGAAGGAGAATGGAAGAATAACCAGCCAAACGGCAAAGGCACTCTTACTTTGACGAACGGAACCAAATATAAAGGTGGTTTTGTAAATGGAATGCAGGAAGGTAATGGTGTGGAGGAAGATAAAAACGGGAATCGCTATGAGGGCTTTTTCAAACAAGGTAAAAAGAATGGCCCGTTTGTAGAAACAGATAAAAACGGAAAAGTGATTCGTAAAGGCACCTATAAATTCGGACGACTGGAATAA
- a CDS encoding ribose-phosphate pyrophosphokinase, with the protein MSEKAPFMVFSGTNSRYLAEKICASLNCPLGNMNITHFADGEFAVSYEESIRGAHVFLVQSTFPNSDNLMELLLMIDAAKRASAKSVVAVIPYFGWARQDRKDKPRVSIGAKLVADLLSVAGIDRLITMDLHADQIQGFFNIPVDHLYASAVFLPYIQSLKLDELVIATPDVGGSKRASTFSKYLGVPLVLCNKSREKANEVASMQIIGDVKGKNVVLIDDIVDTAGTITKAANIMLEAGANSVRAIASHCVMSDPASFRVQESGLTEMVFTDSIPYSKKCAKVKQLSIADMFAETIKRVMNNESISSQYII; encoded by the coding sequence ATGAGCGAAAAAGCACCCTTTATGGTATTCTCGGGAACTAATTCGAGATACCTGGCAGAAAAAATCTGCGCAAGCCTCAATTGTCCTCTGGGAAACATGAACATCACCCACTTTGCTGATGGTGAGTTTGCCGTTTCTTATGAAGAGTCAATTCGTGGCGCACATGTATTCCTGGTTCAGTCCACTTTCCCTAATTCCGACAATCTGATGGAACTCCTTCTGATGATTGATGCAGCTAAGAGAGCTTCTGCAAAGAGCGTTGTTGCAGTTATCCCTTACTTCGGATGGGCACGTCAGGACAGAAAAGATAAACCACGTGTTTCTATCGGCGCCAAGCTGGTAGCAGACCTGCTTTCAGTAGCAGGCATCGACCGTCTGATCACAATGGATTTGCACGCAGACCAGATTCAGGGCTTCTTCAATATTCCGGTGGATCACTTATATGCTTCGGCTGTGTTCCTCCCCTATATTCAGTCATTGAAGCTGGATGAACTCGTGATTGCAACTCCTGACGTTGGTGGTTCAAAGAGAGCAAGTACATTCTCCAAATATCTGGGTGTACCTCTGGTACTTTGTAACAAATCACGTGAAAAAGCAAATGAAGTCGCTTCTATGCAGATCATTGGTGATGTAAAAGGCAAGAATGTAGTATTGATAGACGACATTGTCGATACAGCCGGAACCATTACCAAAGCTGCCAACATCATGCTTGAAGCCGGCGCCAACTCTGTACGTGCCATTGCCAGTCACTGTGTAATGTCCGATCCGGCTTCATTCCGTGTTCAGGAATCAGGACTGACCGAGATGGTATTTACCGACAGTATTCCTTACTCTAAGAAATGTGCCAAAGTAAAACAGTTGAGCATTGCCGATATGTTTGCCGAAACAATCAAACGTGTGATGAACAATGAATCCATCAGCTCACAATACATTATCTAA